TTGGGAAACCCTACCTTATGATGTGTTCTCACCACATCAAGATATTATTTCACAACGTATTGCAACACTTTATCGGCTACCTAGTGTTAAGCAAGGTATTTTAGTTGTACCCATCACCACCGTATTACAACGCATTGCCCCTGTTTCATTCATATTAGGCAGTGGCTTAGTGGTGAAAATAGGCGATAAAATAAATGTTGAGGAAATGCGCAGTCGCCTAGAAAATGCAGGTTATCGCTGTGTTGATACAGTGTATGAACATGGTGAGTTTGCTGTACGTGGTGCTTTATTTGATTTATTTCCGATGGGCAGTAATGTGCCTTATCGTATTGATTTATTTGATGATGAAATAGAAACATTACGTACCTTTGACCCTGAAACACAACGCTCTATTGATAAAGTAGATAGTATTGACCTGCTACCAGCCCATGAGTTTCCGTTAGATAAGCAAGCGATCAAAGAGTTTAGACAACGTTTTAAAGATCAGTTTGATGTGGACTATCGTCGCTGTCCTATTTACCAAGATTTAGCAACAGGTATTACGCCTTCAGGCATTGAATACTATGCCCCCTTGTTTTTTGAACAAACGGCTACCTTATTTGATTATTTACCTGATGATACTCAAGTGTTCTCCTTACCTAAGGTAGAGGAGGCCAGTGAACATTTTTGGCGTGATGTCAAAAACCGCTATGAAGATCGTCGCTACGATATTGAAAGACCTATTCTAGAGCCTAAGCAATTATTTTTAGCGGTTGACGAATGTTTTGGGCAATTAAAGAAATGGCCTAGAATTGTGGTACAAGCAACTACAGTAGAACAAGGTAATAATAAACAAAACTTTGCTGTTGAACCACTACCAGATTTAGCCGTTGAGTCACGTGCTACTGAACCACTTGGTAAGTTACGCCAGTTTATTGAACAATTTGATGGCCGACTATTATTTACAGCAGAAACAGCAGGTCGTCGTGAAGTTGTATTAGAACTATTGGCACGGTTAAAAATCCGCCCAACAGAAGTACCAAGTTGGCAAGCTTTTGTTGACAGTTCTGAGCCAATAGCTATTACGATTGCTAATCTTGATGAGGGGTTAGTGTTAGCAAAACCAGCAATTGCTTTAATTGCTGAAGCGCCATTATTTGGGCAAAAAATTATGCAGCGTCGCCGCCGTCAAAAACGCGGTGAAGTAACCAATGAAAATATTGTTAAGAACCTCACTGAATTAAGGGAAGGTGCACCTGTTGTTCATATTGACCATGGGGTAGGTCGTTATCAAGGATTAGTTACCTTAGAAGTAGAAGAGCAACCACAAGAATTTTTAATGCTTGAATATGCAGAGGGTGCAAAACTTTACGTACCTGTTGCAAACTTACATTTGATTGCTCGCTATACAGGGGCAGATGATGAATTAGCACCACTACATCGCTTAGGTTCAGAGCAATGGCAAAAAGCACGTCGTAAAGCCGCTGAACAAGTACGAGATGTAGCGGCTGAACTATTAGATATTTATGCCCGTCGTGCTGCTCGTAAAGGTTTTGCTTTTACCAAACCTGAAACAGATTATGCTGCTTTTGTGGCTGGCTTCCCCTTTGAAGAAACAGTGGATCAACAAACAGCTATTGATGCTGTTGTAGAAGATATGACAGCAGGTAAACCAATGGATCGCTTAATTTGTGGCGATGTTGGTTTTGGTAAAACAGAAGTGGCTATTCGTGCTGCTTTTATTGCTGTGCAAAGTGGTAAGCAAGTGGCGGTATTAGTGCCTACTACCTTGCTAGCACAACAACACTATAATAGTTTTCGTGACCGCTTTGCTGACTGGCCTGTTAAAGTTGAAGTATTAAGTCGTTTTAAATCTACCAAAGAAATCAATAAAGCGGTAGAGGAATTGGCTGAAGGCAGAATAGATATTGTGATAGGAACGCATAAACTATTACAAGAAGATGTTAAATTTAAAAATCTTGGTTTAGTGGTGATTGATGAGGAACATCGCTTTGGGGTACGTCAAAAAGAACGTCTCAAAGCATTACGTAGTGAAGTTGATGTACTTACCATGACCGCAACACCTATCCCCCGTACCTTAAATATGGCTATGTCGGGTATGCGTGATTTATCCATTATTGCAACACCACCTGCGCGTCGTTTATCTGTGCGTACTTTTGTGATGGAACAGCAAAATGCTGTAATTAAAGAAGCCTTACTACGTGAGTTATTACGTGGTGGACAGGTTTATTATTTACATAATGATGTTAAAACCATTGAAAAATGTGCAGCTGATTTAGCGGAGTTAGTACCTGAAGCTAGAATAGGAATAGGGCATGGCCAAATGCGTGAGCGCGAATTAGAACAAGTAATGGCAGACTTCTACCATAAACGTTTTAATGTGCTAGTTGCTTCTACTATTATTGAAACAGGTATCGATGTACCTAGTGCTAATACTATTGTTATTGAGCGAGCAGATAAATTTGGTTTAGCACAACTTCACCAACTGCGTGGTCGAGTAGGGCGTAGCCATCACCAAGCTTATGCCTACTTACTAACACCTTCTAAAAAGAGCATGACGGATGATGCACAAAAGCGCCTAGAAGCTATTGCTAATGCTCAAGACTTAGGTGCAGGTTTTGTGTTGGCCACTCACGATATGGAAATACGTGGTGCGGGTGAGCTGTTAGGTGAGGGACAAAGTGGTCAAATCCAAGCGGTGGGCTTCTCACTCTATATGGATATGTTAGAGCGTGCTGTTAAAGCGATTCAAAAAGGAGAAGAGCCAAGCCTAGAACAACCACTGGGTACAGGTATTGATATTAACCTACGGCTACCTGCGTTAATTCCAGAGGATTACTTACCTGATGTGCATAATCGTTTAATTCTTTATAAGCGTATTGCATCAGCAGCCAGTGAAGATGAACTAAAAGAGTTGCAAGTGGAAATGATAGACCGTTTTGGTTTACTACCTGAACCACTAAAAAATCTTATTAGACAAACACGCCTAAAAATAGAGGCAGAACAACTAGGCATTACTAAAATAGATGCAGGTCCCCAAGGTGGTAAAGTAGAGTTTTCAGCTAATACCAGTGTTGATCCATTAACACTGATTAA
This portion of the Entomomonas sp. E2T0 genome encodes:
- the mfd gene encoding transcription-repair coupling factor — protein: MSVLSLPKLSKNSSKVEWGGLVGASLSLAVAETALTNQHFTLLLTPDSLTADRLTRELKFFAPTLTILNFPDWETLPYDVFSPHQDIISQRIATLYRLPSVKQGILVVPITTVLQRIAPVSFILGSGLVVKIGDKINVEEMRSRLENAGYRCVDTVYEHGEFAVRGALFDLFPMGSNVPYRIDLFDDEIETLRTFDPETQRSIDKVDSIDLLPAHEFPLDKQAIKEFRQRFKDQFDVDYRRCPIYQDLATGITPSGIEYYAPLFFEQTATLFDYLPDDTQVFSLPKVEEASEHFWRDVKNRYEDRRYDIERPILEPKQLFLAVDECFGQLKKWPRIVVQATTVEQGNNKQNFAVEPLPDLAVESRATEPLGKLRQFIEQFDGRLLFTAETAGRREVVLELLARLKIRPTEVPSWQAFVDSSEPIAITIANLDEGLVLAKPAIALIAEAPLFGQKIMQRRRRQKRGEVTNENIVKNLTELREGAPVVHIDHGVGRYQGLVTLEVEEQPQEFLMLEYAEGAKLYVPVANLHLIARYTGADDELAPLHRLGSEQWQKARRKAAEQVRDVAAELLDIYARRAARKGFAFTKPETDYAAFVAGFPFEETVDQQTAIDAVVEDMTAGKPMDRLICGDVGFGKTEVAIRAAFIAVQSGKQVAVLVPTTLLAQQHYNSFRDRFADWPVKVEVLSRFKSTKEINKAVEELAEGRIDIVIGTHKLLQEDVKFKNLGLVVIDEEHRFGVRQKERLKALRSEVDVLTMTATPIPRTLNMAMSGMRDLSIIATPPARRLSVRTFVMEQQNAVIKEALLRELLRGGQVYYLHNDVKTIEKCAADLAELVPEARIGIGHGQMRERELEQVMADFYHKRFNVLVASTIIETGIDVPSANTIVIERADKFGLAQLHQLRGRVGRSHHQAYAYLLTPSKKSMTDDAQKRLEAIANAQDLGAGFVLATHDMEIRGAGELLGEGQSGQIQAVGFSLYMDMLERAVKAIQKGEEPSLEQPLGTGIDINLRLPALIPEDYLPDVHNRLILYKRIASAASEDELKELQVEMIDRFGLLPEPLKNLIRQTRLKIEAEQLGITKIDAGPQGGKVEFSANTSVDPLTLIKLIQSQPNRYKFEGGTTFKFQIPMEKAEERFTTIETLLEKLKMQDNEK